In the Phaseolus vulgaris cultivar G19833 chromosome 7, P. vulgaris v2.0, whole genome shotgun sequence genome, one interval contains:
- the LOC137830121 gene encoding transcription factor MYB61-like isoform X1, with translation MGRHSCCYKQKLRKGLWSPEEDEKLLDYITRHGHGCWSSVPKLAGLQRCGKSCRLRWINYLRPDLKRGAFSQQEENMIIELHAVLGNRWSQIAAQLPGRTDNEIKNLWNSCLKKKLRQRSIDPNTHKPLSEVENGKDIPPSTDKSNQKASLGSHEVSLVDQPAKALLPSSERYPLEVSTSSTQKLFLDRFGATCHGNSCKPSDVVGPYFSFQHLNYGTTNMDLSANSNDSLCFIPPCTSSDLNNSTITSSMLHSIFPTHVKIQSNDNPSISSDAVQNWESNNTNKSNGSMQFQSSTNFLDNTWGMVESTKVNINKDAQVPLQAEQEDLKWSEYLNTPFILGNTPQNQIQTSQSIYSEVKPDTEFITDESCTSWHHQPPAFQLSDINSNVLQRFSVTFGQTL, from the exons ATGGGAAGACACTCTTGTTGCTACAAACAGAAGTTACGGAAAGGCCTTTGGTCTCCGGAGGAAGACGAGAAGCTTCTGGATTACATCACTAGACATGGTCATGGCTGTTGGAGCTCAGTCCCCAAACTCGCTG GTCTGCAGAGGTGTGGGAAGAGCTGTAGGTTAAGGTGGATAAATTACCTGAGGCCTGATTTGAAGAGAGGAGCATTCTCACAGCAGGAGGAGAACATGATCATTGAACTCCATGCAGTCCTCGGAAACAG GTGGTCTCAGATTGCAGCACAGTTACCGGGAAGAACTGACAATGAGATTAAAAACCTATGGAACTCGTGCCTGAAGAAGAAGCTGAGGCAAAGAAGCATTGACCCAAACACCCACAAACCACTCTCTGAGGTTGAGAACGGCAAGGACATTCCACCCTCAACCGACAAAAGCAATCAGAAAGCTTCATTGGGATCCCATGAAGTGAGTTTGGTTGATCAGCCAGCAAAAGCCTTGTTGCCTTCTTCAGAGAGATACCCTCTTGAAGTTTCCACTAGTTCAACCCAGAAACTATTCCTAGACAGGTTTGGTGCTACCTGCCATGGCAACAGTTGCAAACCCTCTGATGTGGTAGGACCGTACTTCTCCTTTCAGCACTTGAACTATGGAACAACAAACATGGACCTCTCTGCAAACTCCAATGATTCTCTTTGTTTCATTCCACCCTGCACTTCTTCAGACCTTAACAATTCCACCATAACCTCCTCTATGCTGCATTCAATTTTCCCAACACACGTGAAGATCCAATCTAATGACAACCCTTCCATATCCTCTGATGCGGTTCAAAACTGGGAAtccaacaacacaaacaaaagCAATGGGAGTATGCAGTTTCAAAGCAGCACAAACTTCCTTGACAACACGTGGGGGATGGTAGAGTCTACCAAGGTTAACATTAACAAAGATGCTCAAGTTCCCCTTCAAGCAGAACAAGAGGATCTAAAATGGTCTGAGTATCTTAACACCCCATTTATTCTGGGAAACACACCGCAGAATCAAATCCAAACCTCTCAATCTATCTACAGTGAGGTCAAACCCGACACAGAATTCATAACAGACGAGTCATGTACTAGTTGGCACCATCAGCCACCAGCTTTTCAACTTTCCGATATAAATAGCAATGTTCTGCAGAGATTTTCTGTAACTTTTGGACAAACCCTTTAA
- the LOC137830121 gene encoding transcription factor MYB61-like isoform X2 yields the protein MPGLQRCGKSCRLRWINYLRPDLKRGAFSQQEENMIIELHAVLGNRWSQIAAQLPGRTDNEIKNLWNSCLKKKLRQRSIDPNTHKPLSEVENGKDIPPSTDKSNQKASLGSHEVSLVDQPAKALLPSSERYPLEVSTSSTQKLFLDRFGATCHGNSCKPSDVVGPYFSFQHLNYGTTNMDLSANSNDSLCFIPPCTSSDLNNSTITSSMLHSIFPTHVKIQSNDNPSISSDAVQNWESNNTNKSNGSMQFQSSTNFLDNTWGMVESTKVNINKDAQVPLQAEQEDLKWSEYLNTPFILGNTPQNQIQTSQSIYSEVKPDTEFITDESCTSWHHQPPAFQLSDINSNVLQRFSVTFGQTL from the exons ATGCCAGGTCTGCAGAGGTGTGGGAAGAGCTGTAGGTTAAGGTGGATAAATTACCTGAGGCCTGATTTGAAGAGAGGAGCATTCTCACAGCAGGAGGAGAACATGATCATTGAACTCCATGCAGTCCTCGGAAACAG GTGGTCTCAGATTGCAGCACAGTTACCGGGAAGAACTGACAATGAGATTAAAAACCTATGGAACTCGTGCCTGAAGAAGAAGCTGAGGCAAAGAAGCATTGACCCAAACACCCACAAACCACTCTCTGAGGTTGAGAACGGCAAGGACATTCCACCCTCAACCGACAAAAGCAATCAGAAAGCTTCATTGGGATCCCATGAAGTGAGTTTGGTTGATCAGCCAGCAAAAGCCTTGTTGCCTTCTTCAGAGAGATACCCTCTTGAAGTTTCCACTAGTTCAACCCAGAAACTATTCCTAGACAGGTTTGGTGCTACCTGCCATGGCAACAGTTGCAAACCCTCTGATGTGGTAGGACCGTACTTCTCCTTTCAGCACTTGAACTATGGAACAACAAACATGGACCTCTCTGCAAACTCCAATGATTCTCTTTGTTTCATTCCACCCTGCACTTCTTCAGACCTTAACAATTCCACCATAACCTCCTCTATGCTGCATTCAATTTTCCCAACACACGTGAAGATCCAATCTAATGACAACCCTTCCATATCCTCTGATGCGGTTCAAAACTGGGAAtccaacaacacaaacaaaagCAATGGGAGTATGCAGTTTCAAAGCAGCACAAACTTCCTTGACAACACGTGGGGGATGGTAGAGTCTACCAAGGTTAACATTAACAAAGATGCTCAAGTTCCCCTTCAAGCAGAACAAGAGGATCTAAAATGGTCTGAGTATCTTAACACCCCATTTATTCTGGGAAACACACCGCAGAATCAAATCCAAACCTCTCAATCTATCTACAGTGAGGTCAAACCCGACACAGAATTCATAACAGACGAGTCATGTACTAGTTGGCACCATCAGCCACCAGCTTTTCAACTTTCCGATATAAATAGCAATGTTCTGCAGAGATTTTCTGTAACTTTTGGACAAACCCTTTAA